TGATTCGATTGCATCCGCTATTAAGGCATACGAATTGCCTAAATAACCGGTAATCCATTTAAGTATGGCCAACAATAAATTTCCTAAAATGCTAAAATAGGCTGATCCTATTGCAATTTCTTCCTTGCTCTTGGTCATTCTCTATTTATATCTCTGAATCTTCTTCCACGTCAAGAATTTGACTTTTGAGTTTTGAACTCATCACCTTTTTATAGAAATTTTTTACCCGATGACCTTCACATAAATGAACCCTTCCATATTGGTTTATCAAGTACGCGGAAATTAGTACATATCCAATGGTAGTAACCATCATCAAAAATTCAGAATCTACTACAATAGTAAAATAGGAGGAAACACTAAAAATTAAACAAGGCCAGCTGTTCCCTTTTGAATAGTTAAAGATTGCTGTTAGTAGAAAGGATTGAAAAATGGAAAAAAGCAACAATCGAATGGAAAATAATAGGTCGAAAGGATATTGAAAATTCATTAAGAGAATTAAAGAGAATCCATTTAAGATGCCAATAAGAATGGACGAACTAAAGGCTGTTGAGCTAACTTGCCAATGAGGAAGTGCAAAACTTCTCCATCCAAAGGTGTCTGATACAGCAATACCAAGTATCGGAAAAACCCAACCAATTAGTGAAACAATGCCGGTAATTGATCGAGATCGAATAAAGGTATTTAAGGTGAAGTACTGTTCAAAAAACAAGGGATATAACAATAGGCCAATGAATAAAAAGGCTAATGGGCTGATTGCAATAGAAAGACCCGGTCCATGAAGTCCTGCCTTAGAAAAAGTGGAGTTTAGCTTTTCTTTACCACGTGGACCATAATACTTTTGGGCAGAAATAATGGCAGCAAAAAAAGAGGATAAACATGCAACAAAAAAGAAGCTTGACTTAAGCAGGCTTGGTAAAGGAAATAACAGATCAAGGGTTTTTAGGGTGAAAAGAAGGCCAACAATAATTGAAAAATTCCAAAAAAGAAAGGTTTTCAAAGGGCGACTCATTGCTTGATTTCGGGAAAAATTATGGGGTTAGAAAGCAAGGGCAATGATACTAATTAATAGGCATTTAGGTTAGTTCATCAAAAAAATGATAGGCTATAAATCTAAAAGTGAAAAAGAAATCGTGAAGAGGCTTTCAGGTTAATTTTTCGGGGAAGTATTAGTAAACTGTTTTGAAGTAGTTGGAAGCCGCAATTGAATGCCAATGCAGTTGTTGATTGGAGTAATTTCTATGTAAAAAAAGCCCTATCCTACCGGAGGATAAGGCTTTTGGGGTAGTAAAAAAGGTCTAACCTAATCTTCCCATTGGGAATAATCCGGTTTGCTTGGTTTTTGATCAATGGTTAATGCTTCCCCTTCGCTGTTTTGTTGTTCCAGAGTCCATTTATCGGTAACGGTTGTTTCTATCCACATTTTGCCGGATTTTCTAAATACCTGTACAGATAAGCCGTAAAGGTTTCCAAACTCCTGCTCCAATTCCGCAACTGTCATTTTGGGAGTTACTGTAATAAATCCGTCGCTATGAATGGTTCTAATTTGACCAATGGTTTTTTCAGGGTCAATAATTCCTTTCAATGGCGATAATTCTTTCACTCCATGCATTTTTTTAAAGAACTCCAACTTTAAATAGGGGTATTTTTGGTTGAAGGATTCTTGAACCTCCGAGATTTTTCGGTCGTCCTTTATTGTCAAGATCATAAGCATATTATTTTGAGTGGTGAAATGATAAAAGTGGGATATGGGAATGAAAAGCCATTTGTTTGGTATGGCTTCGTTCAAATAGTCGATCAAAAAAACCTCTGGTCCGAACAGTCATTCCTATCATATCAGCATTAATTTCTTCTGTGTAATGGATAATTCCTTCGGTCACATCCGAATTCTCTACTATTCTGGACCGTATTGATTGGTAACCGGAACTTTTCTTAATACTTTCGGTAAATTGATTCACCTCGTTGTATTTGAATGGTTCCTTGTCTAAGTCGGGAGTAATGTGAAGTAATATAAGTTCGGCATGAAAAAATTGTGCTAGAAATGCCGCTCCTTCTACATTTTCATGGTCGTGTCTTTCAAAGTTAGTGGCAAAAACTATTTTTTGAATGCCTTTAAATTTGGCATGTGCAGGAATGGTTAGTACAGGAATATCTAAACTTTCAATCGTGTTTCCTGCATTGCTTCCTATTAGCAATTCCTGTAATCCGGATGCTCCCTTGGTACCCATTATGACTAACTCCGAATCCAGAGTTTTTGCCATTCGGCTTATTTCACTACTAATATCGGAAAAGCAGGTGGTTACCTTGGTTTGAATACTCATTCCCGGAAATTCTTCCTTTAACGTGTCTCTTAAGCGGTTAAGGTCATTTTCAAGCTCCTTTACCAGTTCAAAATCTACCGGTACAACCACTTCTGCTGTGGTAACAGGTACAATGTAAGTGTGTAATAGTACAATTTCAGCCCCAATAGTCCTGTTAAATTCCAATGCAAAGCGAATAGCATTTTCTGCTATTGGTGAAAAATCGGTTGGACAAAGTATAGTTTCCATTGTTTTTCTGTGCTTACTTGCAAACTGGCCTATTGATTAATGGGAAGAATAAGCCAATGAATTGCAAATTTCAATTGATAAATTCGATTTTGAAATGATTTCCGTCATCTGATTTACTGACTGGAATCAATTAATGTAAAATAAGAGTTGGAATTTCAGTTTGGAACATCATTTTTTTGGTATGTGTTTCATGGGTAAGCCTATACCAAAAGGAATGGTGATGTGCTATTAAACAAATTAGTTCGGCTTTATGTTCTTTGGCATAGGATTGTATTCCTTCTTCGATCTCCGTTGCTTCCTTGAAATCCCTAACATGTTTCACTCCATCTAAAAATTGATCTACCTCAATGCTTCCTGTAACTTCTGATTCTGTTGGGGTTTCTTCCAAACTTTTTCGAACATTTAATACAAATATCTTGGATTCAAAAAATCGAGCCAAGGTTTTTAATGGTTTTAAGGTTTCCTGATTCGAAATCGAGGAAAGGTCAGTGCCCAGAACTATTTTTTCATAAGGATGAAACTCGGAATGGACCGGAATAATTAGTACCGGTTTCTCTGATTTTCTGCCAAGCTCGGTTGCTACACTTCCAATAATTCTATCTAGAAGTTCGGTATGCCCATTCATGCCAACTACAATTAAATCGGCATGTTCCTTTTTAGACTTGTATAAAATTTCATCAGTCGTACTCCCTAACCTATACCGACATTCAATTTCTAATGCTCCTAATTCTCGGTGAATATCGTCTCTTAAAGAGTGCATTTTATCGCGGGCAACCTTTTCAACGGCTTCCCATGATAGAATCATTTGGGGAATCTCAGGGGTGTTCCCTTCAATTTGTCCTACATGTAAAATAATAAGCTTGCCTTTTATGGAATGGGCAAGATGAGCGGCATACTTAACTGCATTATTTCCTGATTCGGAAAAGTCAGTTGGGGCTAAAAGGGTTTTCATAGTAAAACTTTTAGCAAAACTACAAGGTCCCTCAGCCTAATTTACTGATGGTGGTCAGTAGGTAACCTGATATCAATACCTAAACCCAAAAACACAAATCAGTTTCGCATTTTTATGAGCTTTTCAAGATTTCTGATTTCAATGGTTCCACCACTGATAGAAATTAATCCTTCTTCCTTGAAATCACTTAAGGTGCGAATGGTTGTTTCTGTTGCAGTTCCTGAAATATTAGCTAAATCATCCCTCGAAATATTCATTGAAAAATGAAGTGATTCATCCTTTTTATATCTATTATGCAAGGTTACCAATGCCTCAGCCACTTTTTTTCTTACAGAATTGTAGGCCAGATTAACCAATTGCTTTTCCTTTTCTGCTAAATTGTCCGATAATAGCCGAATAAATGTTTTCGAAACCTCGGCATTTTTATAAAGTAAGGAAAAGAAATCATCCTTGGGAATAAACCAAATCTCACTTTCATCAATTGCAACAGCAGTATCCTGGTATTGCTGCTCTTCCATCAAGGCCAAATATCCAAAAAAGTCGCCCTCTTTATACAACCCTGTAATGAATTCCTTGCCCAATTCGTGGGTGCGAAATGTTTTTACTTTTCCTTTGGCCAAATAGAAAATTCCTTTGGGATATCCATCTTCCTTATAAACGGTTTCTTTCTTGGTGTATACTTTGGATGCCTTTTCAATGTTGGAAATGTTCTTTAAATCAGCAATCGATTTGGCCGAATCTATAAATGCATTAATGCCTTGTGGGTTTTTAGGAAATTCGCTTTTCATCATGGATGATTTCCTAAGCCTGCTCTCAATAGCATTCAATAATTCAATGTCATCAAATGGCTTGGTAATGTAATCGTCTGCTCCCATTTCCATCCCTTTCCTTAATTCGGTCCGCTCGGCCTTGGCAGTTAAGAAGATAAATGGAATTGCCGCAGTTTTCTGATTTTTGGAAAGTAGATGTAACACGCCATAACCATCAAGTACAGGCATCATAATATCACAAACAATCAAATCCGGAAGTTCACTTTGGGCTAATTCTACCCCCAATTTTCCATTGGCTGCAGTAAGCACCGTATAATTCGCTAATTCTAAAATCTCAGCCGTATTTTCTCTAACCTCGTTATTGTCTTCTATTAATAGGATCTTCTTCATTGTGGAAAAGTAATAGTAAAGGTGGTTCCCTGGTTTTCTACACTCTTAAAGGTAACACTTCCCTTCAAAAGTTCTGCATATTTTGAAATGATGTTTAACCCCAATCCTGTCCCTTGTATATGGTTAACATTATGTCCTCTGAAAAATCGTTGGAATAGATGCTTCTGATCCTGCTTGGGAATCCCGATTCCATAATCGGTAACTTTTAATATACATTTAGATGGACTTACCTCTGTATATACCTCAATAGCTTTGCCATTTGGCGAAAATTTGATGGCATTGGAAACTAAATTAAGCAATATGTTTTTCAGTAACTTCTTGTCCAAATAGGCTAAGCTTTCTCCCTGGTGCTTATAGTCTATAAATTGTCCTTCCTTGCAAATTCCTTGAAGCTCTTTCAAGGTTTCTGGTATGTAATTCTGTATGTCAAAATACTCTAAATGACACTCTATTCGGCCTTCTTCTAATTTGCTAACTGATAGAAAATCATTCAAAATGTCCGTTAAATCATTGATGGATGTTTTTATCCGATTAATATGTTTTAACTGCTTTTCCTTTTCATCTAAATCTCCATATTGCTTAACTAAGGATAAACTTGATAAAATGGTGGCTAACGGGGTTCTAAACTCATGCGACGCCATCGAAACAAACCTGGATTTTAATTCATTCAGCTCTTTTTCCTTTTCTAAGGCATTGTATAACTCCGATTTTGTTTTTTCCAGCTCCTGTATTGCCTCCTCCAAAATCATTGTCCTATTCCTAACTTGCTTCTCTAACTCCGCTGAATAATTCTTGAGTTTCTCTTCTGCATTCTTCCTTCTCGATATATCAATGATAAAGGCAATTACATACCTACCCTTCGCATTACTAAATGGACTCAAACTGATTTCAACAGGAAATTCTATCCCGTTTTTTTTCATCCCATATAAATCCATTCCAACTCCCATCGATCGGGCATGTGGGTTGTGAGTGAATTTTTCTCGCGATGCATGATGGCTGCCTACAAATCGATGTGGTACCAGAATTTCAATCTTCTGTCCGATTAATTCTCCCGAATCGTATGCAAATAACCGCTCTGCGCTAGGGTTTGCTTCTGTTATTTTACCTTCGCTGTCAACTATAAGTATTCCTTCCGTTGCGAAAAGAAAAAGGGCTTCCACCCCCTCCTTGCTATCCATTTTGGGTTTGACTGAGTTCACCGCTAAGGTAGTAAATTGAAATTTGGCAAAACTACATGCTGAAAAATTTTCAAAACATGACGAATATCATTCTTTTTTATGATGGCCCTCAAATTCATAACCTTTTAATAATCTGACTTTTGCAAAATAATTGAGGGGTAATTTGACTTGTCAAGATTTTTTTGCTTCGAGCGGATTTTTAGGGGACTTTCTCCGGTTTTTTTCAAAAATCAGCTCCGTCAAGGTTGTAAAGGTCAACTTTTTACCCTCTAAAAGTTGTAAGCACTATGGAATCCTATACCGTTAGTCCTCCCGAATTAAAAGTTCATACCTGCTACCATTGTGGAGAATCCTGCAAGGACGAAATCATTGAATTCGACCAAAAAGAGTTTTGTTGCGAAGGTTGCCAACTGGTTTATGACCTTCTTCGTGAAAATGAGCTGTGTACCTACTACAATCTGAATCAAGCTCCAGGCTCTACCCAAAAACAAAAAAATCTCGCACTTAAGTTCGAATACCTAGACGATCAGCAGGTCTATGACCGACTCATTCGTTTTAAAAATGAAAGCCAAACTCATGTGGTGTTTTTTATTCCTAAAATGCACTGCAGTTCTTGCATCTGGCTGTTGGAAAATCTTCATAGACTTAACCCCGGAGTGATTAGCTCCAAAGTGAATTTTGTAAGAAAGGAAGTAACCATCGTCTTTAATAGTTCTCAAATTAAGATGTCGGAATTGGTGGCTCTTATGGCTAATATTGGCTATGAACCACTGATAAACCTAAATGACCTGGAAAAAAATGCTGAAAAGAATGAAACCAGAACCCGGGTCATCAAAATTGGATTAGCCGGCTTCTGTTTCGGAAATATTATGATGCTTAGCTTCCCTGAATATTTTTCTTCAGGAAATTTTTTGGAACAAGAAAATCTGAAGTATTTCTTCGGCTATCTGAATTTATTCCTCTCTCTTCCCGTTTTTTTCTATTCCTCCTCTGAGTTTTTTGTCTCTGCCTGGAAGGGCCTGAAATACAAATACATCAACATCGATGCTCCCGTAGCACTTGCTATACTCGTTACCTTTGTTCGAAGCGTTTTTGAAATCATTAGCCAAACCGGTGCAGGTTATCTGGATTCTATGTCAGGAATCGTGTTTTTTATGCTTATTGGCCGCTATTTTCAAAATAAAACCTATGAAACTATGTCGTTCGAAAGGGATTATAAATCCTATTTCCCAATCGGTGTCTCTGTACTGAATAAAGATGGAAGCGAATCAAATGTTCCGGTTTCTTCCTTGAAAAAAGGGGATAAAATTCTTATTCGGAACAATGAATTAATTCCTGCCGACGCCATTTTACTCAGCCCATCCACTCACATCGATTATAGCTTTATTACCGGTGAATCGGATCCCATCAAAAAAGTGGTTGGTGAATTGGTTTATGCAGGAGGTAAACAACTCGAAGGTGCCGTGCGCCTCGAAATCCTAAATCCAACTTCCCAAAGCTATTTAACACAATTGTGGAACCAGGATTCTAAATCAGAAAATGAACAAATTCAAAAAACCTACATCGATCGTATCAATAAATATTTCACCTTGTCGGTGTTGGCAGTTTCTGTTTTGTCCGCCATCTTCTGGGCATTCTTTGACCCGGCTAAATCGCTCAATGCCTTTACCGCCGTCCTTATCGTTGCCTGTCCTTGTGGCCTCCTTCTTACCAATACCTTTGCCAGCGGAAATGTATTACGCCTGTTCGGACGCAGAAAGTTCTATCTAAAAAATGCCCCTGTCATTGAAAAATTGTCCCGAATAGATACCATTATTTTTGATAAAACCGGCACCATCACTCACGGCTCCAGTATTTCTTTCGAAGGCCCAACCTTAGGCTCCAATGAAATTAATTTGGCTGTTTCCCTGGCCGCTCAATCCTCTCACCCGCTAAGCCGCAAAATCAGCAGCTTTTTCGGAAAAAGTACAAGGAATTTGCTGCCGGTTAGCGACTTTTCTGAACTGCCCGGAAAAGGCTTAAAAGCTCAGGTGGGAGATCACTATGTGGTTATGGGCTCTGAATACTTTGTCACCGGAAATCATAATTTTTCCAACCTGAATTCTACCAAAGTTTTTCTAATGATTGATGGGGTGGTAAAAGGTTTTTTCAAATTTAAAAATGCCTACCGCGATGGACTAAAAGATTTGGTTGACGGGCTTAGTAACCAGTTTGATTTAAAGGTTTTATCGGGCGATAACGATTCGGAGAAATCAATTGTGGAATCCATTTTTGGTACAAAAGCCGAAGTTCATTTTAACCAAAAACCCGAAGACAAAATGCGCTTTGTTCAAGCTCTCCGTTCCAATGGCAAAAAAGTGTTGATGGTTGGAGATGGTTTAAATGATGCCGGAGCACTCAAACACAGCGATGTAGGAATTGCAGTTTCCGATGATACCAATAATTTTTCTCCGGCTTGCGATGCCATTTTGGATGGGTCTAATTTGAATAAGTTGGGTTACTTTCTTCAAATGGCAAAAACGACTAAAACGGTAACTATTTCTACCTTTTTCTTTTCTTCTATCTATAATTTTATTGGTCTTTCTTTCGCCGTTCAAGGCACACTTTCTCCGGTAGTTGCAGCTATTTTAATGCCTCTAAGTTCTATTTCTATCGTTGTACTTTCTACGGGTTTAAGTACTTTGTTTGCTAACATCCTCGATAAAAAGTAGTTAGAGCAGCTATAACCGGATTGGCATGACCATGAAGGTTGTTTTAATTGGTTTTTGGCGGGCCCCCTCCGCCTACTATTTTTTCTGCAATCTTCCAAACATAGAACCTAGGCGTTCGGGTCACGCTTTCGGCTGTAGTCCTCGTCGCACTTGGCTAGCGCCGCGTGCTCCTGTGGGCTACTTGCCTCTATCGTTGCCCGAGGTGCAAACCCAATCGGTAAGGCTTCGAACCAAGTTTTACTTATTCCGGGATTTGGGTTAAACCTGTACTTGTAAAATATTCTAATTCTTAGTTGGTTTCAGCACCTTCTGCTTTTGTACTGGCTTTGTTAAAGTCAAACGATAAGGTGAATCTCAAAGTGTTTTCCAATGGATTCCTTACACCTTGGGTCGATGGAATTAAATACGCAAAATCCAATCCAAATACACTGTACTTGAATCCTATTCCAATGGTAAAATACTTCCTGAAACCTTTCCATTTGGATTCATTGAAATATCCGCCTCTTAAGGAGAATAAATTGTTATACCAATACTCAATGCCTCCTGAAATATTATATTCCGCTAATTCTTCCTTAAATCCAAAAGGTGCATCACCAAACGATTGAAATAATCCACCTACCGGTCCAACATTCGGATCTTTTCCTTTCTCAATTATTTTATTTCCATTGGCATCCTCTAAAATGTTTCCGGCCGAATCAACTTTGTAAACCGGTGGTGTTGGAACCAATAATTTGTTAATGTCTACATACAATCCAACCGAATTATGGTCGTCTAAAAAGATCTTTAATCCGGCACCTAAACGTAAATTCTGTGGCAGAAAATCACGCTGTAGTTTGGAATTGCTGTACGAAATTTTAGAACCAATGTTGGAAAGGTTTAATCCGGCAGTTACTATCCCGTTTTTGGATCCTAATTTAATTTTATTGGATTGGTAAAAGAAGGCCAAATCCGCTGCTACAGCCCTACCAACCGAACCTGTTCCTCCAACTGAATATCCACCGGTTAAATTGGAATTAATGTATCGCAAAGCAATAGATCCTGAAAAATTATTGGATAACTTACGGGCATAGTTTAAATCTACTGCAAATTCATTCGGACGATATTGGCCAATGTTGTTTCCGGAAAAATCAGTAAAAGTGATATCACCTAAACTAAAATACCGAAGCGAAACTCCAATACCTTGATCCATTTTTTTACCGAATTTCATATATCCGGTAACGTATCCTAGGTTAATATCCGGTACAAGAGCCCTTAACCAGGGAGTATAATCAATGGCAAAACCATAAGGCTTTTCTAAAAAGGCAAGTTTTGACGGGTTCCAATGCATAAAATGGATGTCAGCAGAGGTAGCTACACCACAATCTCCCATTGCTCCGGCTCTGGCATCCGGCGATATCATCAAAAATGGAACGGCTGTTGTAATAGTGTTTAATTCGGCTTTTTGGTCATTTAAACTATTTTGACCTTGGCCAAAAGCCTGAATGCCACTAACCGAAGTTAATAGGCAGATTGTAAAAATTTTTTTAAATTCTCTCATTTTAAAAAGGGCACAAAAATAGCTTTTAGTTCCTTATTCCAACCATTCCCCAAAAGAATGTAGTCGAAACCAAGAAATTATCAGCAAACACAAATAAAAACGAGTAAAAGTATATTCAAATAGGCCCTTAGGTTTGGAGGTCAAAGAAACGAAGCAATTAAACATCTATTGTATTTGAAACGAAAAAAAAATAGTTGGGAAGAAATTCAGCTAATAGCTTGATAATTAAATTTATATATAGCAAGAAATTTCTCATTACAATTCAACTATGGTAAAGAAATTAGGAAGATCGGGATTGAAAACTATTTTTGTTGGCTGTGATTTCAAATTATATACATAAGCAAGCTGCTCATTGTGAGAGCGGTACCATTAGTAACTTGTTGCGTTATCATGGTTTGGATATTTCTGAACCGATGGCGTTTGGAATAGGTTCCGGAATATTTTTTGCCCACATGCCTTTCCTCAAAATGAATGGTATTCCGGGTACAACTTACCGCGTGTTGCCGGGTTTGATTTCTAAACGGCTAACCTCCCGATTAGGAATTTCATTTCATACCCAATCCTTTGGCAGTAATAAACAAAAGGCAATGGATGAACTCGATCGGGTTTTAGATAAAGGTTTTCCGGTTGGTATGCTTACCAGTGTCTATTATTTGCCCTACCTTCCTAAAGCTTTTCGCTTTCATTTTAATGCGCATAACTTATTGGTTTTTGGTAAATCAAATGGGGAATACCAAGTAAGTGATCCGGTAATGGATTATGTTACCACGATTTCTGCTAAAGATTTGGAAAGAGCTCGATTCCCAAAAGGTGTTTTGGCTCCCAATGGCAAAATGTACTATCCTACCAAGGTTCCAACAGATATTGATTTTATTCCGGCCATTAAAAAGGCTATTCGTTGGACCGGATTTGAAAACACCATGACTCCTCCTGTTTTGCCATTCTTTGGTAGTCAGGCTATTTCTTACCTGGCTAAGAAAGTTAAGAATTATCCAACTAGTTTGGACGAAAGAAAGGCAGTGTTATTTTTAGGTAATATCGTTCGGATGCAAGAGGAGATTGGTACGGGTGGTGCCGGATTTCGGTTCATGTATGCTGCTTTTTTACAACAAGCTTCCAAACGTTTAAACAATCAAGAACTGTCTGTTTTAGCTAAGGAATTAACCCAAATTGGCGACCAATGGAGAGCCTTTGCCTTTTCCGCAGGTAGGGTTTGTAAGAACAGGCAAACAGATACAGAGAATTTTTCATCCTTATCCTTG
The DNA window shown above is from Bacteroidia bacterium and carries:
- the porV gene encoding type IX secretion system outer membrane channel protein PorV — its product is MREFKKIFTICLLTSVSGIQAFGQGQNSLNDQKAELNTITTAVPFLMISPDARAGAMGDCGVATSADIHFMHWNPSKLAFLEKPYGFAIDYTPWLRALVPDINLGYVTGYMKFGKKMDQGIGVSLRYFSLGDITFTDFSGNNIGQYRPNEFAVDLNYARKLSNNFSGSIALRYINSNLTGGYSVGGTGSVGRAVAADLAFFYQSNKIKLGSKNGIVTAGLNLSNIGSKISYSNSKLQRDFLPQNLRLGAGLKIFLDDHNSVGLYVDINKLLVPTPPVYKVDSAGNILEDANGNKIIEKGKDPNVGPVGGLFQSFGDAPFGFKEELAEYNISGGIEYWYNNLFSLRGGYFNESKWKGFRKYFTIGIGFKYSVFGLDFAYLIPSTQGVRNPLENTLRFTLSFDFNKASTKAEGAETN
- a CDS encoding response regulator, whose product is MKKILLIEDNNEVRENTAEILELANYTVLTAANGKLGVELAQSELPDLIVCDIMMPVLDGYGVLHLLSKNQKTAAIPFIFLTAKAERTELRKGMEMGADDYITKPFDDIELLNAIESRLRKSSMMKSEFPKNPQGINAFIDSAKSIADLKNISNIEKASKVYTKKETVYKEDGYPKGIFYLAKGKVKTFRTHELGKEFITGLYKEGDFFGYLALMEEQQYQDTAVAIDESEIWFIPKDDFFSLLYKNAEVSKTFIRLLSDNLAEKEKQLVNLAYNSVRKKVAEALVTLHNRYKKDESLHFSMNISRDDLANISGTATETTIRTLSDFKEEGLISISGGTIEIRNLEKLIKMRN
- a CDS encoding BtrH N-terminal domain-containing protein — its product is MISNYIHKQAAHCESGTISNLLRYHGLDISEPMAFGIGSGIFFAHMPFLKMNGIPGTTYRVLPGLISKRLTSRLGISFHTQSFGSNKQKAMDELDRVLDKGFPVGMLTSVYYLPYLPKAFRFHFNAHNLLVFGKSNGEYQVSDPVMDYVTTISAKDLERARFPKGVLAPNGKMYYPTKVPTDIDFIPAIKKAIRWTGFENTMTPPVLPFFGSQAISYLAKKVKNYPTSLDERKAVLFLGNIVRMQEEIGTGGAGFRFMYAAFLQQASKRLNNQELSVLAKELTQIGDQWRAFAFSAGRVCKNRQTDTENFSSLSLQLMDIGQMETAFFKKLRGLKL
- a CDS encoding PAS domain-containing sensor histidine kinase, coding for MDSKEGVEALFLFATEGILIVDSEGKITEANPSAERLFAYDSGELIGQKIEILVPHRFVGSHHASREKFTHNPHARSMGVGMDLYGMKKNGIEFPVEISLSPFSNAKGRYVIAFIIDISRRKNAEEKLKNYSAELEKQVRNRTMILEEAIQELEKTKSELYNALEKEKELNELKSRFVSMASHEFRTPLATILSSLSLVKQYGDLDEKEKQLKHINRIKTSINDLTDILNDFLSVSKLEEGRIECHLEYFDIQNYIPETLKELQGICKEGQFIDYKHQGESLAYLDKKLLKNILLNLVSNAIKFSPNGKAIEVYTEVSPSKCILKVTDYGIGIPKQDQKHLFQRFFRGHNVNHIQGTGLGLNIISKYAELLKGSVTFKSVENQGTTFTITFPQ
- a CDS encoding universal stress protein, with protein sequence MKTLLAPTDFSESGNNAVKYAAHLAHSIKGKLIILHVGQIEGNTPEIPQMILSWEAVEKVARDKMHSLRDDIHRELGALEIECRYRLGSTTDEILYKSKKEHADLIVVGMNGHTELLDRIIGSVATELGRKSEKPVLIIPVHSEFHPYEKIVLGTDLSSISNQETLKPLKTLARFFESKIFVLNVRKSLEETPTESEVTGSIEVDQFLDGVKHVRDFKEATEIEEGIQSYAKEHKAELICLIAHHHSFWYRLTHETHTKKMMFQTEIPTLILH
- a CDS encoding heavy metal translocating P-type ATPase metal-binding domain-containing protein, whose translation is MESYTVSPPELKVHTCYHCGESCKDEIIEFDQKEFCCEGCQLVYDLLRENELCTYYNLNQAPGSTQKQKNLALKFEYLDDQQVYDRLIRFKNESQTHVVFFIPKMHCSSCIWLLENLHRLNPGVISSKVNFVRKEVTIVFNSSQIKMSELVALMANIGYEPLINLNDLEKNAEKNETRTRVIKIGLAGFCFGNIMMLSFPEYFSSGNFLEQENLKYFFGYLNLFLSLPVFFYSSSEFFVSAWKGLKYKYINIDAPVALAILVTFVRSVFEIISQTGAGYLDSMSGIVFFMLIGRYFQNKTYETMSFERDYKSYFPIGVSVLNKDGSESNVPVSSLKKGDKILIRNNELIPADAILLSPSTHIDYSFITGESDPIKKVVGELVYAGGKQLEGAVRLEILNPTSQSYLTQLWNQDSKSENEQIQKTYIDRINKYFTLSVLAVSVLSAIFWAFFDPAKSLNAFTAVLIVACPCGLLLTNTFASGNVLRLFGRRKFYLKNAPVIEKLSRIDTIIFDKTGTITHGSSISFEGPTLGSNEINLAVSLAAQSSHPLSRKISSFFGKSTRNLLPVSDFSELPGKGLKAQVGDHYVVMGSEYFVTGNHNFSNLNSTKVFLMIDGVVKGFFKFKNAYRDGLKDLVDGLSNQFDLKVLSGDNDSEKSIVESIFGTKAEVHFNQKPEDKMRFVQALRSNGKKVLMVGDGLNDAGALKHSDVGIAVSDDTNNFSPACDAILDGSNLNKLGYFLQMAKTTKTVTISTFFFSSIYNFIGLSFAVQGTLSPVVAAILMPLSSISIVVLSTGLSTLFANILDKK
- a CDS encoding universal stress protein produces the protein METILCPTDFSPIAENAIRFALEFNRTIGAEIVLLHTYIVPVTTAEVVVPVDFELVKELENDLNRLRDTLKEEFPGMSIQTKVTTCFSDISSEISRMAKTLDSELVIMGTKGASGLQELLIGSNAGNTIESLDIPVLTIPAHAKFKGIQKIVFATNFERHDHENVEGAAFLAQFFHAELILLHITPDLDKEPFKYNEVNQFTESIKKSSGYQSIRSRIVENSDVTEGIIHYTEEINADMIGMTVRTRGFFDRLFERSHTKQMAFHSHIPLLSFHHSK